A window of Hymenobacter aerilatus contains these coding sequences:
- a CDS encoding MBL fold metallo-hydrolase, with product MTLHTIDTGFFKLDGGAMFGVVPRTMWEKLNPPDANNLCTWAMRCLLVEDGNRLILVDTGMGNKQDAKFRSHFHPHGDATLESSLREKGFTAADITDVFLTHLHFDHCGGAVVRTPDDKLVLACPNATYWSNAAHWDWAVTPNAREKASFLKENILPVQESGHLQFVDPAQGVPDALPVFREIIFADGHTEKMMVPVLEYKGRTVAYMADLLPSVGHIPLPYVMSYDMRPLVTLSEKEQVLRRAAEENWVLLLEHDPAVEACTVQLTEKGVRVADTFRLDEL from the coding sequence ATGACCCTACACACGATTGATACCGGTTTTTTCAAACTCGACGGCGGCGCTATGTTTGGCGTAGTGCCGCGCACGATGTGGGAAAAGCTGAACCCGCCGGACGCCAACAACCTCTGTACCTGGGCCATGCGCTGCCTGTTGGTAGAGGACGGAAACCGTCTGATTCTGGTGGATACGGGTATGGGAAACAAGCAGGACGCCAAGTTTAGGAGCCACTTTCACCCGCACGGCGACGCGACGCTGGAAAGCTCCCTGCGCGAGAAAGGCTTCACCGCGGCCGATATAACCGATGTTTTTCTGACGCACCTACACTTCGACCACTGTGGCGGCGCCGTAGTGCGCACGCCCGACGACAAACTGGTGCTGGCTTGCCCCAATGCTACCTATTGGAGTAATGCGGCCCACTGGGATTGGGCCGTGACGCCCAACGCCCGCGAAAAGGCCAGCTTTTTAAAGGAAAACATCCTGCCCGTTCAGGAAAGCGGCCACCTGCAATTCGTAGATCCTGCCCAGGGCGTGCCCGATGCGTTGCCGGTCTTCCGGGAAATCATCTTTGCCGATGGGCATACCGAGAAGATGATGGTGCCAGTGCTGGAATACAAAGGCCGCACCGTGGCCTACATGGCTGATCTGCTGCCCAGCGTGGGGCATATTCCATTGCCCTACGTGATGAGCTACGACATGCGCCCTTTGGTGACGTTGAGTGAAAAAGAGCAGGTACTGCGCCGCGCCGCCGAGGAAAACTGGGTGCTGCTGCTGGAGCACGACCCTGCCGTGGAAGCCTGCACCGTGCAGCTAACAGAGAAAGGCGTGCGCGTAGCCGACACGTTTCGTCTAGATGAGCTGTAA
- a CDS encoding patatin-like phospholipase family protein, which translates to MLALALSGGGARGIAHLGVLAALDTLELPVGRVAGVSSGAIAGTFYAAGFAPSEILRMLTSVNIARLTRLALSRFGLLHLTAVEQLFITHLGANATFADLCIPLTLVTTDLTEGVSVEFSEGLLIPPLLASAAVPIVYRPVEYQGRQLVDGGLLNNLPVSAVEGRGLPVVGVNCNPSNRAARITTFRSLIERVLHLAISTNTLASKQRCDLLLEPDELRTYRPLQYRQAQTLFNIGYHHTMGRAKELTALLG; encoded by the coding sequence ATGCTGGCATTGGCCTTATCGGGCGGCGGGGCGCGGGGCATTGCGCATTTGGGCGTATTAGCGGCGCTGGACACGCTGGAACTGCCAGTAGGACGAGTGGCTGGCGTGTCGTCAGGAGCTATTGCGGGGACGTTTTACGCGGCCGGTTTTGCGCCATCTGAGATTCTGCGTATGCTCACCAGCGTGAACATTGCCCGCCTCACGCGTCTGGCGCTGAGCCGTTTCGGTCTGTTGCACCTAACGGCCGTCGAGCAGCTGTTTATCACTCATCTAGGCGCCAATGCCACCTTTGCTGACCTGTGCATTCCTCTTACGCTGGTGACTACGGACCTGACAGAGGGGGTATCCGTGGAGTTTTCGGAGGGGCTACTGATTCCGCCGCTGCTGGCGTCGGCGGCGGTACCCATTGTGTATAGGCCGGTAGAATACCAGGGTAGGCAGCTAGTTGATGGAGGCCTGCTCAACAATTTGCCTGTAAGTGCAGTGGAGGGTAGGGGCCTGCCAGTGGTAGGCGTCAATTGCAACCCCAGCAACCGGGCGGCGCGCATCACCACGTTTCGCAGCCTTATTGAGCGGGTGTTGCATCTGGCCATCAGCACCAATACCCTAGCCAGCAAGCAGCGCTGCGACCTGCTACTGGAACCCGACGAGCTGCGCACGTACCGCCCCTTGCAGTACCGCCAGGCCCAAACGCTATTCAATATCGGCTACCACCATACCATGGGTAGGGCCAAGGAATTGACGGCGCTGCTGGGGTAG
- a CDS encoding 16S rRNA (uracil(1498)-N(3))-methyltransferase — MPHTFYAPDLALPTYTLPEDESKHAIRVLRLGTGDTVTLVNGQGSIWQAEVTDANPKRCQLRITDETQVPRRAYQVHLAVAPTKNLDRMEWLVEKATEIGVDHITFLRCARSERRELKLDRLEKIAVSALKQSGQAWLPALEELTDFARVLPTLDPTTTFIAHLADDERTELAQVAGSAPTCCILIGPEGDFTPEEIAAARQVGIRPVALGLMRLRTETAALAAVHTVHIAKLLQR, encoded by the coding sequence ATGCCCCACACCTTCTACGCTCCCGACCTCGCCCTACCCACCTACACCCTACCCGAAGACGAAAGCAAGCACGCCATACGGGTGCTGCGCTTGGGTACAGGTGATACCGTGACGCTGGTGAATGGGCAGGGTAGTATTTGGCAAGCAGAGGTGACGGACGCCAATCCCAAGCGCTGCCAACTGCGCATCACCGATGAAACTCAGGTGCCTCGTCGTGCCTACCAAGTGCACTTGGCCGTGGCTCCCACCAAAAACCTCGACCGTATGGAGTGGCTGGTGGAGAAAGCCACCGAAATCGGCGTCGACCACATTACGTTTCTGCGCTGCGCCCGTTCCGAGCGACGTGAGCTAAAGCTGGACCGGCTGGAAAAAATTGCCGTGAGTGCCCTGAAGCAATCGGGACAGGCGTGGCTGCCGGCGCTAGAAGAGCTAACGGACTTCGCCCGCGTACTCCCTACCCTCGACCCGACCACCACGTTCATTGCTCATCTCGCCGATGATGAGCGAACGGAACTGGCCCAGGTGGCCGGCAGCGCGCCTACCTGCTGCATCCTCATCGGCCCCGAGGGCGACTTCACCCCCGAGGAAATAGCCGCGGCGCGGCAGGTTGGTATTCGACCGGTGGCGCTGGGCCTGATGCGTCTGCGTACCGAAACAGCTGCCTTGGCCGCCGTGCATACCGTGCACATTGCTAAATTGTTGCAGCGTTGA
- a CDS encoding DUF4159 domain-containing protein, translated as MLKTLLLSLLFFCTVAAAPVAPSFKIAKLHYGGGGDWYANKTSLPNLIRFCNQTLKTNIAPDEATVELDSPELLTYPFIHMTGHGNVAFTEAEAKNLRRYLMGGGFLHIDDNYGLDKFIRPEMKKVFPELEFVELPFSHPIYHQKFDFPKGLPKVHEHDGKRPQGFGLLYKGRLVCFYSFECDLGNGWEDLGTYPEDTPAVHETALKMGANLVTYALTQE; from the coding sequence ATGCTCAAGACTCTTCTTCTCAGCCTACTATTTTTCTGTACAGTAGCTGCTGCACCTGTAGCGCCCAGCTTCAAGATCGCCAAGCTGCACTACGGTGGCGGGGGCGACTGGTACGCCAACAAAACCAGCCTACCCAACCTGATCCGCTTCTGCAACCAAACGCTCAAAACCAACATTGCGCCCGACGAAGCTACTGTAGAGCTGGACTCACCGGAGCTACTCACCTACCCTTTCATCCACATGACCGGCCACGGCAACGTGGCTTTCACCGAAGCAGAGGCTAAGAACCTGCGGCGCTACCTTATGGGCGGTGGCTTCCTGCACATCGACGACAACTACGGCCTCGATAAGTTCATCCGTCCCGAGATGAAGAAGGTGTTCCCCGAGTTGGAGTTCGTGGAGTTGCCTTTCTCCCACCCCATCTACCACCAGAAGTTCGATTTCCCGAAGGGCCTACCCAAAGTACACGAACACGACGGTAAGCGTCCGCAGGGCTTTGGCCTGCTTTACAAAGGGCGCCTGGTGTGCTTCTATAGCTTCGAGTGCGACCTGGGCAACGGCTGGGAAGACCTCGGTACCTACCCCGAAGACACACCCGCCGTGCACGAAACAGCCCTAAAAATGGGCGCTAACCTGGTGACGTATGCGCTTACCCAGGAATAA
- a CDS encoding 1-acyl-sn-glycerol-3-phosphate acyltransferase has product MAARKTSTFWYLFSKFWFWITGWHLGPQVPPGIKKSMMIAAPHTSNWDFMFARAAFFLMDVDVKLTIKKEWTTIPVLGALVRSLGGLAVDRSRNNSLVDGMVQLFNERDELVILITPEGTRKYQPKWRKGFYHAAVGAGVPILLGYLDYKNKEAGVGPAFWPTGDYEKDLEEIKAFYRTKQGRFPEQGVR; this is encoded by the coding sequence ATGGCCGCCCGCAAAACGTCTACATTCTGGTATCTGTTCTCGAAGTTCTGGTTTTGGATAACCGGCTGGCACCTGGGGCCGCAGGTGCCGCCTGGCATCAAGAAAAGCATGATGATTGCCGCGCCCCACACCAGCAACTGGGATTTTATGTTTGCCCGCGCCGCTTTCTTTCTGATGGATGTAGACGTAAAGCTGACCATCAAAAAAGAATGGACAACCATTCCGGTGCTCGGCGCGCTGGTTCGCTCTCTAGGGGGCTTGGCCGTAGACCGCAGCCGCAACAACAGCCTCGTAGATGGGATGGTGCAGCTTTTCAATGAGCGCGACGAGTTGGTAATTCTCATCACGCCGGAAGGTACACGTAAGTACCAGCCTAAGTGGCGCAAGGGCTTCTACCACGCCGCTGTAGGCGCTGGCGTACCCATCCTGCTCGGCTACCTCGACTACAAAAACAAAGAAGCCGGCGTAGGCCCTGCCTTCTGGCCCACCGGCGACTACGAGAAGGACCTAGAGGAAATAAAAGCCTTCTACCGCACCAAGCAGGGCCGTTTCCCGGAGCAAGGTGTGCGGTAA
- a CDS encoding RNA 2'-phosphotransferase, whose amino-acid sequence MKQQNDVKHISKIISYWLRHKPQEAGIELDEFGWASLPQVLGALANRGLTMTVEELHTLNHATDKVRWEIDQANQKIRATHGHSVSVVLLEKPTIPPAVLYHGTAVPTVISILEEGLWPMRRQFVHLSSTPDMALQVGRRHGKAVLFEIATAALVQEGWLFYHTSDNVWLTTAVPAHYLTLIS is encoded by the coding sequence ATGAAACAGCAGAATGACGTTAAGCACATCAGTAAAATTATCAGTTATTGGTTGCGGCATAAGCCGCAAGAAGCCGGAATTGAGCTAGATGAATTTGGGTGGGCATCTCTACCACAAGTGTTGGGTGCGCTGGCCAATCGAGGTCTGACGATGACCGTGGAGGAACTACATACGCTCAACCACGCCACTGATAAAGTGCGTTGGGAAATCGACCAAGCGAACCAGAAAATACGCGCTACGCATGGGCACTCCGTGTCGGTGGTCTTACTCGAGAAGCCTACCATACCGCCCGCTGTTCTCTACCACGGCACTGCAGTGCCCACAGTAATAAGTATCTTAGAAGAAGGGCTCTGGCCCATGCGGCGGCAGTTTGTACACCTGTCGTCCACACCGGATATGGCATTGCAAGTAGGGCGTCGGCATGGAAAGGCGGTGCTTTTTGAAATAGCAACTGCTGCACTGGTCCAAGAGGGCTGGTTGTTCTACCATACCAGCGACAACGTTTGGCTGACAACGGCTGTACCTGCGCACTATCTTACCCTCATTTCCTAA